From the Desulfovibrio sp. UIB00 genome, one window contains:
- the queA gene encoding tRNA preQ1(34) S-adenosylmethionine ribosyltransferase-isomerase QueA, translating to MPTEEADFFLESYNFALPEAQIAQFPPEERGNSRLLVMPRQGALELEHHQFSNLPDCLPEGALLVANNSRVLQARLLGTRSTGGKVEFLLLTPLPLVLERARPDKLGGTSAEVEGLIRSGGSIRDGEKLEFGAGISVTVLESGEFGHRRVRLAWDGDLSKAFAATGHIPLPPYIKRTDAEEDLSRYQTIYSREDKTGSVAAPTAGLHFTPEMRETLKARGFQWADVTLYVGYGTFSPVRSADIRGHRMHREYVEMPEATALAIAEAKREGRPVIAVGTTSLRSMEGVAELCGRVQPFTGWTDIFLYPGRPFRVVDGLLTNFHLPESSLIMLVSALAGRERVLAAYAEAVSRGYRFFSYGDAMLIR from the coding sequence ATGCCCACTGAGGAAGCGGATTTTTTTCTCGAAAGTTATAATTTTGCATTGCCTGAAGCGCAGATAGCCCAGTTCCCGCCCGAAGAGCGCGGGAACTCGCGTCTGCTGGTCATGCCGCGCCAGGGCGCGCTTGAGCTTGAGCACCACCAGTTCAGCAATCTGCCGGACTGCCTGCCCGAGGGGGCGTTGCTGGTCGCCAACAATTCCCGCGTACTGCAGGCGCGCCTGCTGGGAACACGCTCCACCGGCGGCAAGGTGGAGTTTCTGCTGCTCACGCCCCTGCCGCTGGTGCTTGAAAGGGCGCGGCCCGACAAGCTTGGCGGCACAAGCGCCGAGGTTGAGGGGCTCATACGCTCCGGCGGCAGTATTCGTGACGGTGAAAAACTTGAATTTGGCGCGGGCATCAGCGTGACCGTGCTGGAATCAGGCGAATTCGGGCATCGGCGTGTGCGCCTGGCCTGGGACGGCGACCTCTCCAAGGCCTTTGCCGCCACCGGGCACATTCCCCTGCCGCCCTACATCAAGCGGACAGATGCGGAAGAAGATCTGAGCCGCTACCAGACCATCTATTCCCGCGAGGATAAGACGGGTTCTGTGGCTGCGCCCACGGCGGGGCTGCATTTTACCCCCGAGATGCGAGAAACCCTGAAGGCCCGTGGCTTTCAGTGGGCGGACGTAACCCTGTATGTGGGTTACGGCACCTTCAGCCCTGTGCGCAGCGCCGACATTCGCGGCCACCGCATGCACAGGGAATATGTGGAAATGCCCGAGGCAACGGCGCTTGCCATTGCCGAGGCCAAGCGTGAAGGGCGGCCTGTGATTGCCGTTGGCACCACCAGCCTGCGCTCCATGGAGGGCGTGGCCGAATTGTGCGGCAGGGTGCAGCCCTTTACCGGTTGGACGGACATCTTTTTGTACCCCGGCAGGCCCTTCCGTGTGGTTGACGGCCTGCTGACAAACTTTCATCTGCCTGAGTCCTCCCTGATCATGCTGGTTTCTGCCCTGGCCGGGCGCGAGCGCGTGCTTGCCGCTTATGCCGAGGCTGTGAGCAGGGGGTATCGGTTCTTCTCATATGGCGATGCCATGCTTATTCGCTGA
- a CDS encoding ferredoxin family protein, which yields MSRVVFMEERCKGCRLCVEVCPVHILRPSGRFNRHGYEVMEMEGQCTGCASCAVMCPDVAIRVFKSAKTKGGKA from the coding sequence ATGTCAAGAGTTGTATTCATGGAAGAGCGCTGCAAGGGCTGCCGCCTGTGTGTGGAAGTCTGCCCGGTGCACATCCTCAGGCCTTCGGGCCGTTTTAACCGCCACGGTTACGAAGTGATGGAAATGGAAGGCCAATGCACGGGCTGTGCCTCGTGCGCGGTCATGTGCCCCGATGTGGCCATACGCGTGTTCAAAAGCGCGAAAACCAAGGGGGGCAAGGCATGA
- the vorB gene encoding 3-methyl-2-oxobutanoate dehydrogenase subunit VorB: MSAATERVLIKGNEAVAFGAIDAGCRCYFGYPITPQNEVPESLSSLLPEVGGQFVQAESEVGAINMVLGAAASGIPALTSSSSCGISLMQEGISYMAGSQIPGVIVNMQRGGPGLGDIGPSQGDYFQAVKGGGHGDHRNLVLAPSTAQECYDFMFRAFALAFKYANPVMVLGDAIVGQIKEPVRRVPPKDAVPAEELAALAAPWRMEGYGRRGPGAQPRLLKSVYLAEGALAERNRMLMRKYESMKADCAFECVDTDDAELVVVAFGSIARIARSAIRQLRAQGHKIGLFRPITLFPFPDEALRALAPGRRFLVMEQNTGQMVEDVRLALFGQPGVAPASVLWHGVMPGLFIGADALREPMLQALKEN, translated from the coding sequence ATGAGCGCTGCAACCGAACGTGTGCTCATCAAGGGCAACGAGGCCGTGGCCTTTGGCGCTATAGATGCGGGCTGCCGCTGCTATTTCGGCTACCCCATCACTCCGCAGAATGAAGTGCCGGAATCCCTCTCCAGCCTTTTGCCCGAAGTCGGCGGCCAGTTTGTGCAGGCCGAAAGTGAAGTCGGCGCCATCAACATGGTGCTGGGTGCGGCTGCCAGCGGTATTCCTGCGCTGACGTCATCCTCCAGCTGCGGTATTTCGCTCATGCAGGAAGGTATTTCCTACATGGCGGGCAGCCAGATCCCCGGCGTGATCGTCAACATGCAGCGTGGCGGCCCCGGCCTTGGGGATATCGGCCCCTCGCAGGGCGATTATTTTCAGGCCGTCAAGGGCGGCGGGCACGGCGATCACCGTAATCTGGTGCTGGCCCCCTCCACCGCTCAGGAATGCTATGACTTCATGTTCAGGGCCTTTGCCCTGGCATTCAAATACGCCAACCCGGTCATGGTGCTGGGCGACGCCATCGTGGGCCAGATCAAGGAACCCGTGCGCCGTGTGCCGCCCAAGGACGCCGTGCCCGCCGAGGAGCTTGCCGCCCTTGCAGCGCCCTGGCGCATGGAGGGTTATGGTCGCCGTGGCCCCGGCGCGCAGCCGCGCCTGCTCAAGTCGGTCTATCTGGCCGAAGGGGCGCTGGCCGAGCGCAACCGTATGCTCATGCGCAAATACGAATCCATGAAGGCCGACTGCGCCTTTGAATGCGTTGATACTGACGATGCGGAACTGGTCGTGGTGGCCTTTGGCTCCATTGCCCGCATTGCCCGCAGCGCCATCCGTCAGTTGCGCGCTCAGGGGCATAAAATCGGCCTGTTCCGGCCCATTACGCTGTTCCCCTTCCCGGATGAAGCCCTGCGCGCTCTTGCGCCTGGTCGGCGTTTTCTGGTTATGGAGCAGAACACGGGGCAGATGGTGGAAGATGTCCGCCTGGCCCTCTTTGGCCAGCCGGGCGTTGCGCCCGCATCCGTACTGTGGCACGGCGTCATGCCGGGGCTGTTCATCGGCGCCGATGCCCTGCGCGAACCCATGCTTCAGGCCCTCAAGGAGAACTAA